Within Scomber japonicus isolate fScoJap1 chromosome 18, fScoJap1.pri, whole genome shotgun sequence, the genomic segment TTGAGCCTGCATCCCACATTGATGGGCAGGAGGTCCCTTCCCCTTCCCTGTGTGTCCCAGAGCCACAAGAGGAGTTGGAAATCAAATCTGAGCCTGCCTCCCCTGGCCCCTCTTCCCATTTGGTtgactctccctcctccccagTCTATACCTTGGACCTGGGCAGTGAAGTGGATGTCTCGGAGAGTGAGGTGAAGCCAGTGGTAGCTTCTGTGGTCCCTCAGGTCCCGAGGCTCGTACTCTCCCTATCACCAACCCGTATTGTCCTGGTTCTGGCTCCCAAAAATGAAATTGGgatcaccaccaccactgtaACCACCACTTCAGAGGTCAttcactcctctcctccagccTCCCCTCCACCAAGTTCCTCCAGAAGCAGACCATACCCCGAGCCCAAATATAAAGCCAGCTTAGTCTCCCCCAGTGCCACCAGTGTCAAAGTAAAGACCCTCCCAGGTGCAGGTGGAGAGGAAAGGACATCTTTGAAGGTGGTAAAGAACAAGAAACTTAAGAAGATGGAGCAGAATAAGACAGCTGCCACTCGTTACCGGCAGAAGAAGAGAGCTGAGCAGGAATCGCTTTTGTCAGAGCATGAAGTCCTGGAGAGGAAGAACATGGAGCTGACTGAGAAGGCTGAATCCATGGCTAGGGAGATTGAGTACCTTAAAGAGCTGATGGCAGAGGTGCGCACGGCCAGGACCAAAAAAGGTCTTAGTGCTGACCCCTAGTGGTTGAACCGAACAATGACAGATAATGTGTGTGAGAAGAAGTGGATGATGGAGAAAGGGGTTCATCAGTGTACTATGTGTTCTGTCCACACAGCTTGTCATCGATGCACATCCCAGTAAAACCAATGTTTGTCAACATATTTCCTTTTGTAATATCTAACACTGGTATTAAATATAGAGTATAGTCACGCTCAGTAGTTTTATGGGAACAAGTATTTTCCATTCAGTATATAATCTTGTGTGTTCTTTATGATGTGTATATACATTTCTCATATATCCTGTCAGTAATGTCACACTGGGatgtcttttttaaagttttaaaaagattATAGTATAACCAGATCATCTGTATTATGAATCTCTTAATAAAGAGTCTTAAAACTAACTTCAGTTATGtggtgtggttttttttttaaatgattttttccTCTGGGAAGCAATGATGTTAATTTACAGGgtagtgttttatttatttttttactttggaACATTTAATACAATTACTACATACTAGTAAATCTACACATCACTGTTTAGGGTATATGCAGCGTGTATAGATCATGAATGCCTCTATATGAAAATAGATCCTATAGCATAGCAAGTGTGGTTAGCCTGGAAGACCACACCACAGGTttgaattaaaacaaaagatACACTGGAGTGCAGATGAGTTGTACATAACACGCACAATAGACCATAGTCTGTTTGCAATGTAACCTTTTCTCTTACAAAGAGTATTTGTTCTCCATCTGATTATTGACCACAATGAGCCAGTGGGTGTCTGTGTGAGGGGAGCCTCTTTTCAAACAAAAAACCTCTGAGGATAATAGAGCCCGCCTGACTGGCAGTGTGTGACAGATGCATGGGTATTAAATTAACTGACAGTCATGTGAAGTCAGAGAGGCCATTTCTAAATAGAAAGTTTGAGGGGAAAAGAAACTTGTGTATATTGTCTTCTGTTCACTTGAGACACTTTCTCAAGTTTGTGTGCGTaagagaaaacattttgtatttgttagTCTGTAGGAGAATGAAAAAGGCTTGCAAGAGGGGTATAAAAAAAGAGTGCTGACTTCGGCACAGCTGAATGATTTTACGAAGAAAAATGTGTGCATTCAGCCTACAACTGGGCCTTGATGAGCGCACTCTAATTGGTCCAGGCTTTCCTGCAGatagtttggggacaatccatATTTGGAGGTGTGCCAAACTTAAGATGCTGTAGAGCTATTTATAATAGGAAGAACATTTCTACTGGACAAAACAACTTGCCATTGATCTTCCTTATGTAAATGTCTTCCTTTTAAAAGGGTAACATAAGATGTTAGATGGCCTAGAACATTCATTTAACTTTGAAACAATGCTAACCATACACaataacagtaaaatgaaaTTCAAAGTAAACCCCTGGTTTATATTGCATTGAAAGAAAAGGGCAAACTCAGTTTATTTAGACTAACCTTGaactccttttttcttttttcttttttttacagaattCTTAACAGTGACAGATTAAGCAGCCAAGATGAATAGAAACCTACAAAAAGTAAATTGTAGTTTTTCTGTTTCAAAGGATCAATGATCATGACTGCAGTTGGTTTTCAAGAGTAGAAGTACAGACACTTTATGTACTAACAGCAGCTTTTCTTTGGTAAGGTACAACTCAGTTAAtgataaaacaaatcaaatgatataaaacaaagtctTTTTTGTGTGAACCCTCATGACAGCCTTAGACTTATTTTTATGCAATTTCACTTTAAACTCTGAGAATGGAGAATGTAATTCTAAAATACAGTCATATTGCAGATAAAGATGTATTATTTCacattgtttaaaaatgatttttcttATACTTATACTTTTACTTATCCACATAGTACTTGCATAGTACATAATCACAAAGTACTATGGACTATGGTGGATGACAATTCCTCTTGATACAGTGCCACCTAGTGACAATACTAGGTGTGCACAATGCACAATTACTACTTCCTCAACAGAGGAGTTGTCTGAATAAATTGGTGTTATTATGCCATAAGACTAATAATAAGATGACAGCCAGAAAtacacaacaatatatacatatctTTTATTGTTGTCTGAGAATGAACAAAGTACTGATGACGCAATCACCATTTAGGAAGGACCACACAGGAAGTAACGTCACTTTGGCTACAGTAAAGTGGTAGAACTTACACAGTGCAAAATACTCCGCTAAAAGCTACAATGTAATGTTTTTCACACTGTAAATATACACTGCTTTGACAACATGGATAGTGGATATGTGGAGTGGGACTCTAGGATTCAAATGAACGTTGGAAATATCCTCATATCAAATTGTAAAGTCATGCTTGTCACACTAAGTGCCGCGGTAGCCTACATCACTAGATGAAGCACAGAGTCAGTAAGCATAAAGGAAGCAGTGTCAGGGTATCTTTTATAGGCTACATCATTTGTATAAAAATTTACAGCATGGCAGTGGTATTGGTCATGTATATGCCTTCATGTGTACCCATAAAGTACgtttcagtgtttcttttttccacttaTATTTTTTTGCAGCTGTAAAGGCGGGATGTGATGTTATATCAGAAATTCACATGGACTTGCTCAAGCAAGATTCAGAGAAGTAAGAAGTGAGGTTGCCATCAACTCTTTAGGCACTCATTTATCTGCATGCGTTGTCTTAACATGCCTCTGAGAGCTGAGTATATATAgagatatattatttttttcaaaacatcACTATTGATGTCAGGAGCAGATGTCTCAATGATGTACAAAAAGTTGTCAGGTAGTAAAAGCCCTATGTGAGCTCGAATGATTCATGAGGTTATGTTGTTTCTGTAGCATGCGAAAGCTTGATGTAATCTATAGGATACTGCCCTGCCGCAGGGCTGTACTCCCACTCTCACGCTTTGATGCTGAGGCACGTAGCTGAATCTATCTGTCGATAAATGCACTGGGTGCATGACCACAAACAGTGAAGAGGAACCAGCCCGAGCTTCTCCACGGGGATCTTAAGACCGCACATTGTTTCAATACAGCCTTTTCTAAACTGTTTTTAGCATGAATGCTACAGCAGAGGTGGGCTAATAATGTCCATTTACTGATTTAATGGGCtaaactgattattttaacATGAGACGACCAACAGAAAACAACTACTCAGATtaacttaaatttaaattaatatgtAACTCCTCTCTTGCAGTCAGCTTAATCAACATTCCTGTAAATGTTCCAGATTTTTGGAGCAGAAGCTAACCAAATCTTAATGAAGAAAATTCACTTTAATATATTTCGGGAGACATCAGAGAGCATGTTTCATATCTGAAGGTGCACAAACAACTCTCAAGGTTCTAATCTACACATTATCATCTTTTGTCACACTGCTCATGTTTTGGTTCAATGTTGAAAGGGCTGCTTTCACTCATTTCCTTTGCATCCTTTGATTTAACTGAAACTCAAATGGCACATGATGTAGAAGGGGATGACAGTAAAATCCAGTAAAATTGTATATATGGCACAAGACATACATTGGGACGTTCTTCTTAGTCTTGCAACAACAAAGAGAGTGGCAAACTTACTTCACACATGAGTGCTTCCACAACATTTGAGTGCTCCTGATAATATTATCTTCTTAAACATATTCCTTCTTGGTTTTGATGTTAGCTGAAGGCAAAGTGAAAAACCACTAACTGCGCTCTCAACTTGTAATGTGAAACTGATCAGTGCAATCTGAACATAGAGTTACAATGACGAGTAATTCTTTACTCTGCAGTGTTGAAACAGGGTCTCTTTAGCAGCAGTTGATTTCTGTGAACATGCTCATGAACAGGGATCGAGCTCTTGTCCCttgaagcagaagcagaagattTCTCCTCCTCTGGTTTGAGGAGAACATTTAATGTCAGACGTGGTTATTCATTAGCCCCAGTCGAGCTTTGCTCAGTGATAAGAAAGTTCAGGTGTTTCTTTACATTTCTAACAAAGAGATACTCATCACGAGACTCCTGTTCCAAACCTTTTGCTGTATCTCAGTTTTCTCCTCAGAACTCCTCAGAGTCTAAGAGGGAAATCTGGATGAGGTTTCAGTTACATGAGGTGATGTTTGGGCCTATTGAAGACTCAGAACAAGGGTAAAAAGCCAGACCACTTTCCTTTTGCTACGATCGTGTCACTGGAGCTGGCATCCTCTACAGTCGTCCTCAGGCTCGGTGTTGTCAGACGAGTAGGAGCTCTCCTCACTCACTGTCAAATACAACACAGTTATATTAGTCCTGGACTCAACAGGTCTGTTATATGGTAAGTTGATGATtggacacacaaacagcacacagtgaaatgcaataaaaaagatgtttttatgtgttcataTATGTGTATTTCAAATGCAACACAGTAGAAAATCACTGCCTACTGATTATCTTTGCAAAATGTGTTTGGAAATAATAAAGTGTGACTTACACCATTCGGTCTGTATGGGGAGGAAGGCCTTGTCACCGTTTTCCCTAATCATCTCCTCGATCTTATCCAACAGGACAGAGACACTCCTGTCCTTTCCAGGAACCTTACTGTCCAGGACGTGATAATAGTTTCCACAGTACTCAAGCAGTCTTTGCAGCTCACGCCCGCCTCTGAGAATGTGCTCTTCTATGGGCGTGCGACCCAGCCAGTCGCCACAGCTGAACAGTATCATGGTGTGGAGGCATGCGTTGTCGCCAAACAGAGTCTCTATGTGAGCCAGAAGTGTTCGCCTCTTCCTAGCAGTAAGGGATGAGACAACCGGGAGGACCAGCAGCAGGGTGTGGGGTCCCGGTCTCAGGAGGGCAGCGCCACGCTGTGACTCTTGGCGGATGCGCTTCGGTGTTCGCCTCACTGAGAACCAGTCCCATCCTGGGGTGTCGACTATAGTGACCCTGCGACCAGACACGAGCGCCTGCCTCCTAAGGCACAGCTCCGTCTCCTGGCCCGACTCAAAGAAACGACGGCCTAGGATGGCGTTCCCCACTGAGCTCTTTCCAACTCCCTTCCAGCCCAACAACAGCACTCTCaactctgcacacacatgcaaccaGATGGATAGACATGGAGAAACATGGCCAAAAGAAAACCCAAtaggaataaaaagaaagaaaagggggaaaaaaataatattatttgACCAATCAATTCAGTTCATCAATCAAATTGTTTTCCTAGGCGTTGCGACACGTgcactcatctctctctctcactgtatGAATCACTTACACAccaacacagacatacacagctCCCTCGTACCTCTGGGAGGTCCTCCGATCATCTGCTCCCTCTGTCTGGCGTGCTcctccatcctcatcctctcttcctccaaaGCTCTCCTGGCCTGCTCTTCCTCTAGCAAAATCAGCTCATTCACCTCAAAGTACCAGCCTGCATAAACAACAGCAATGAATGATCTATTAAACTGTTTTCAATCAGCTTTTGTAACACAATTGGTTTGTTCATTAATGTCATACAGTATCATTTAGTGTAAGCTATGAAATCCAGCCAAACCTTGGTTGTCAGTGATCATTTCCTCCACCTTTTCCATCAGCTCGGGCACCTGTGTGTTGTCCTCAGTTTCTTTCCGAGTGTTATCAAAAGGATGGTACCTGCAGGTGGAAAAACAAGTTGAAATGAGATCATGCAGGAGTCACCTTGTTAAGCTGTCTACTGAACCACTGTCACAAGACTAACAAGGACTTGATACAGACAAGAGTGAAGGGATTTGCGTTTAGAGGCTTTTGTAAAATCAAaatgagagaaagggaaagaaagcaaacagaTATCCAGAGAAGACACTTTACCTGCTTCCACACCTCTCCACCAGCCACTGCAGGGCCTCTCCAGTGTTTGCTATGTGCTCCTCGATGAAGACACCTTTTGGCAGCTTGTCCATCCCAGTAAAGAGCACCATCGAGTACCTCCATGTCCCTCCACCCAGGGCCCCTAGCTGCTCCTCTGCGGCCCTCCTCTGTGTATCAGTGAAAGGCTGTGTGACGGACACCACCAGCAGTATTGCGTGGGGTCCAGGAGGGCAGAGAATGGCCCCCATGCATGGCCCCTCACTATCCAGGCTAGGCGGAGCCCGTAGAGGGGTGTCTGACTCGGCACCAGCATCATCATTGTTGTTGTCAGCTTCAGTGTTGTCCTCCGGGTTGCTGGGGATGATCCACGGCGGGGTGTCAACCACGGTGACCCGTCGGCCGTAGATCTCCGTCTGGCCCACGTTACTGTGAGTGGTCTCTGCTCCTGCGTCAAAGACCTCGTCCCCCAGGATGGTGTTGGCGGTGCAGGTCTTGCCTGACTGTGGCCCTCCCAGGATCAGTAGTCTGCGCTCAGGGGGGTGTCGACCCCTGGGGTCCCCTGTTGTAACACAGAAAGGTCAGACTAAAAGTTCCTTTTGGCTCTTCTTCCATGTGTCAAATGTGGTCATTATTACAACAGTTGGCTCTCAGAGGAAGTTATTCCTAACCTTTATCCCTGTCCCTCCAGTAAGTATTGTCTCCTGGCTTGTCCCCAAAGTGCTTTTTGGATACAGGGAAACTAATACGTTCTTTCCACTGCAAAACATCCCTCTCCTGCTCCTAGACATGCACTCTCCCTAATTTCTGTCCTCACTCCTTACTTTCC encodes:
- the si:dkey-110g7.8 gene encoding GTPase IMAP family member 8; the protein is MAAVSSASDTGDPRGRHPPERRLLILGGPQSGKTCTANTILGDEVFDAGAETTHSNVGQTEIYGRRVTVVDTPPWIIPSNPEDNTEADNNNDDAGAESDTPLRAPPSLDSEGPCMGAILCPPGPHAILLVVSVTQPFTDTQRRAAEEQLGALGGGTWRYSMVLFTGMDKLPKGVFIEEHIANTGEALQWLVERCGSRYHPFDNTRKETEDNTQVPELMEKVEEMITDNQGWYFEVNELILLEEEQARRALEEERMRMEEHARQREQMIGGPPRELRVLLLGWKGVGKSSVGNAILGRRFFESGQETELCLRRQALVSGRRVTIVDTPGWDWFSVRRTPKRIRQESQRGAALLRPGPHTLLLVLPVVSSLTARKRRTLLAHIETLFGDNACLHTMILFSCGDWLGRTPIEEHILRGGRELQRLLEYCGNYYHVLDSKVPGKDRSVSVLLDKIEEMIRENGDKAFLPIQTEWLSEESSYSSDNTEPEDDCRGCQLQ
- the atf4b gene encoding activating transcription factor 4b translates to MTMMMTNSQFGLEDMEALLWEPSSPMADAIGSMLLHPDQEEQHEGGGSSMEGATSPVSSLTSSSLSSSSPPPFYSPPPSPPAVLLHGDKVGTESELLSLPWLGHSDQLRCTQTVSDCGKEDAFVDLDWMAERMDLSEFDLDSLIGSCSPAEESPSSPEDLLASLDCPMELDSLPIPALSTPALSSLPTASPPSILPVTLPSVCSDPPAIPAVEPASHIDGQEVPSPSLCVPEPQEELEIKSEPASPGPSSHLVDSPSSPVYTLDLGSEVDVSESEVKPVVASVVPQVPRLVLSLSPTRIVLVLAPKNEIGITTTTVTTTSEVIHSSPPASPPPSSSRSRPYPEPKYKASLVSPSATSVKVKTLPGAGGEERTSLKVVKNKKLKKMEQNKTAATRYRQKKRAEQESLLSEHEVLERKNMELTEKAESMAREIEYLKELMAEVRTARTKKGLSADP